The Methylobacterium currus genome contains a region encoding:
- a CDS encoding multidrug effflux MFS transporter yields MALLVAVTMTGTVALHIFVPALAAAAADLGTTPVAAQLTITLYLVGLACGQLVYGPLSDRFGRRPVLIAGLSLYLAGLLLAIPAPSIEVLIVARVLQSLGACGSLVLGRAMVRDVSTAADAARKIAILTMAMTLTPALAPAIGGLVAGAFGWRAVFVVLAAVVALLGALVVVTLPETNRRPVALPGIGAVAGAYLRLLRHPAYRAYLLAGACAGTSLYAFLAVAPFLLVDRLGRSSQEVGLDCLIVVAGMVIGSAAAGRLAGRMPIRRAAKIGNGVCLLAALALLAIDRSGHLTVATLLAPLVLYAIGIGLLGPNAVAGLMNVDPHAAGSASSLYGFMQMALGALFTLVVATWHDGSATPVAATLLGASVIAALSLRRA; encoded by the coding sequence CTGGCGCTTCTCGTCGCCGTGACCATGACCGGCACAGTGGCCCTGCACATCTTCGTGCCGGCGCTCGCCGCGGCGGCGGCCGATCTCGGCACCACGCCGGTCGCCGCACAGCTGACGATCACCCTGTATCTCGTCGGCCTGGCCTGCGGGCAACTGGTCTACGGGCCGCTCTCGGACCGGTTCGGCCGGCGCCCGGTGCTGATCGCCGGCCTGTCACTCTATCTCGCCGGGCTGCTCCTCGCGATCCCCGCTCCCTCGATCGAGGTGCTGATCGTCGCCCGGGTCCTGCAATCGCTCGGGGCCTGCGGCTCGCTGGTGCTCGGCCGGGCGATGGTGCGGGACGTCTCGACCGCTGCGGACGCCGCCCGCAAGATCGCCATCCTCACCATGGCGATGACCCTGACCCCGGCGCTCGCGCCGGCTATCGGCGGCCTCGTCGCCGGCGCCTTCGGCTGGCGGGCGGTGTTCGTGGTGCTGGCCGCCGTGGTGGCGCTCCTCGGCGCGCTCGTGGTGGTGACCCTGCCGGAGACCAACCGGCGGCCGGTGGCGCTGCCGGGGATCGGCGCCGTCGCGGGGGCTTACTTGCGCCTGCTGCGCCACCCGGCCTACCGGGCCTACCTCCTCGCCGGGGCCTGCGCCGGCACCAGCCTCTACGCCTTCCTGGCGGTGGCGCCGTTCCTCCTCGTCGACCGGCTCGGCCGCTCGTCGCAGGAGGTCGGCCTCGATTGCCTGATCGTGGTGGCCGGGATGGTGATCGGCTCGGCCGCGGCCGGGCGCCTGGCGGGGCGGATGCCGATCCGGCGCGCGGCCAAGATCGGCAACGGCGTCTGCCTCCTCGCCGCCCTGGCGCTGCTGGCGATCGACCGCAGCGGGCATCTCACGGTGGCGACGCTGCTCGCGCCCCTCGTGCTCTATGCGATCGGCATCGGGCTCCTCGGGCCGAACGCGGTGGCGGGTCTGATGAACGTCGATCCCCACGCCGCCGGCTCGGCTTCGAGCCTCTACGGCTTCATGCAGATGGCGCTTGGCGCCCTGTTCACCCTCGTGGTCGCCACCTGGCACGACGGCTCGGCCACCCCGGTGGCGGCGACCCTGCTCGGGGCCTCGGTGATCGCCGCGCTCTCGCTACGGCGGGCGTGA
- a CDS encoding helix-turn-helix domain-containing protein, with the protein MNFMLEPLAAEQQFALWHDLVQPLFRVSLDGEAVAGFRAEVKAVPISDALLTTATSRAQSFERSMSDVRRSGWDHVVIQHYVEGGFEGLCGDQTVSVAAGDINVLDLNRTLQTRATDFSNLTLILPRDRLPIAGSHDLHGRAIGRSSALAAVIGSHLRSLAEHAGSLSPREASAALDALCLLLSGSDLREAGPLVRAAACASVHDRVCAYIDRHLDDPALSPAGIAASCRVSRATLYRLFGFEGGVMAYIAGRRLDRAFMTLSRADDGRSSIAQVAFRSGFTSETHFSRSFRTRFGMSPRDVRRSAQDGLQPAGSAPGLGPRDWVQTIRRLRDTF; encoded by the coding sequence ATGAACTTCATGCTCGAGCCCCTCGCGGCCGAGCAGCAATTCGCCCTCTGGCACGACCTGGTGCAGCCCTTGTTCCGGGTCAGCCTCGACGGGGAAGCCGTCGCAGGCTTCCGGGCCGAGGTGAAGGCGGTCCCGATCTCCGACGCCCTGCTGACGACCGCGACCTCGCGGGCACAGTCCTTCGAGCGCAGCATGAGCGACGTCCGCCGCTCGGGCTGGGACCACGTCGTGATCCAGCACTATGTCGAGGGCGGCTTCGAGGGGCTGTGCGGCGACCAAACCGTCTCGGTGGCCGCCGGGGACATCAACGTCCTCGATCTCAACCGCACCCTGCAGACGCGGGCGACGGATTTCTCCAACCTGACGCTGATCCTGCCGCGGGACCGCCTGCCGATCGCCGGATCGCACGACCTGCACGGGCGGGCGATCGGCCGGAGCAGCGCGCTCGCGGCGGTGATCGGGAGCCACCTGCGCAGCCTGGCCGAGCATGCCGGCTCCCTCTCCCCCCGGGAGGCCAGCGCTGCCCTGGATGCGCTCTGCCTGCTGCTCTCGGGCAGCGACCTGCGGGAGGCCGGCCCGCTCGTGCGGGCGGCGGCCTGCGCCAGCGTCCACGACCGGGTCTGCGCCTATATCGACCGTCACCTCGACGACCCGGCCCTGAGCCCCGCCGGCATCGCCGCTTCCTGCCGGGTGTCGCGGGCGACCCTGTACCGGCTGTTCGGCTTCGAGGGGGGCGTCATGGCCTACATCGCCGGGCGCCGGCTCGACCGGGCCTTCATGACCCTGAGCCGGGCCGATGACGGGCGCAGCAGCATCGCGCAGGTGGCCTTCCGCAGCGGCTTCACCAGCGAGACGCATTTCAGCCGCTCGTTCCGGACGCGGTTCGGGATGAGCCCGCGGGACGTCCGCCGCAGCGCCCAGGATGGCTTGCAGCCGGCCGGATCGGCGCCCGGCCTCGGCCCGCGCGACTGGGTCCAGACGATCCGGCGCCTGCGCGACACCTTCTGA
- a CDS encoding translation initiation factor 2 produces the protein MMRILATGLSFLALTACGTVTRGTTEPVTFLSEPPGASMRTSFGPGCPVTPCTLEVPRKQEFVCTFSLPGHADVQVLVTTIASGTGGASMAGNLVAGGLIGPGRPSR, from the coding sequence GTGATGCGCATCCTTGCCACCGGCCTGAGCTTCCTCGCCCTGACCGCCTGCGGGACCGTGACCCGCGGCACGACCGAGCCGGTCACCTTCCTGTCGGAACCGCCGGGCGCGTCGATGCGCACCTCGTTCGGGCCGGGCTGCCCGGTCACGCCCTGCACCCTCGAAGTGCCGCGCAAGCAGGAATTCGTCTGCACCTTCTCGCTTCCCGGCCACGCCGACGTGCAGGTGCTGGTCACCACGATTGCGAGCGGGACGGGCGGCGCCAGCATGGCGGGCAACCTCGTCGCCGGCGGCCTCATCGGCCCGGGCAGGCCATCCCGGTGA
- a CDS encoding DUF3772 domain-containing protein yields MPLLGLPLPGPVRGVLGCLLVALTFWLAAHPAAAQTEDTRRATLNAGIAAARAEAERLQGDFKGLLAIRDRTEALITEAKALRREAEAARAAAQAQLAEIARAAVPDAAGAEKRQAEAELAQVEARLRQDGQSLRAAEELLARVTEARRSLFARRLLAPSPSPLTPAFWSELLDRAVPQIGERLADLRARAAENGLDDEELLGGAVVLVLALILYGISRSAGRRLARRWRRLCERTGIGPRRAAAVHAVIELCVTVAPVPVALALLILLNEDMDLSPGSVDSVAVRLLAAIAGAILGPGILRAMVAPRDPAMRLLAVGDPAARTIHRTGTAMLLIYAGNLVFAEFAIMAQFRAAIGEAATILTVLACCALLAGALARLAHAEPPDETELAAMPAASPVGSLGALAPLAWAVTAAAFACMLLGLTALGAFLMGRLLVTGILVALGWIVLIGVDALSVAPGDVARSPRLSRLCRTFTLRPGTLALGSIVVSGLLHAVVVGAMVFVVIGPWSLAHGELNPFQDAFLGTTVADLRGWLGAAGLALFAFAAGLLATRLATGWLDRRFLPHTRLDAGARYSVITVVGYGGLALTLVVALGQLGVNPQSLTVIAGALSVGIGFGLQSIVSNFVSGLIVLAERPIRVGDLVTVKGEEGRVKKISVRSTLIATGDRTDLVVPNTDLITSIVRNKTLTDDTQRLRVPLLLDKETDIEVLHEILLKVVERHPNVAAHPAPSALLMRIGEHGLEYEVRCFLVDLAASDATRSELNTIWLTLFRRAGIKLGGPPAA; encoded by the coding sequence ATGCCTCTCCTCGGTCTGCCCCTCCCCGGTCCCGTCCGTGGCGTCCTCGGCTGCCTCCTGGTCGCGCTGACCTTCTGGCTCGCGGCGCACCCGGCGGCGGCCCAGACCGAGGACACGCGCCGCGCCACGCTGAATGCCGGCATCGCGGCGGCCCGAGCCGAGGCGGAGCGGCTGCAGGGCGACTTCAAGGGCCTGCTCGCCATCCGCGACCGGACCGAGGCCCTGATCACCGAGGCCAAGGCGCTGCGGCGGGAGGCGGAGGCGGCCCGGGCGGCAGCCCAGGCGCAGCTCGCCGAGATCGCCCGCGCCGCGGTGCCCGACGCCGCCGGCGCCGAGAAGCGGCAGGCGGAGGCCGAGCTGGCGCAGGTCGAGGCGCGGCTGCGGCAGGACGGGCAGAGCCTGCGCGCCGCCGAGGAGTTGCTGGCCCGCGTGACCGAGGCGCGGCGGTCGCTGTTCGCCCGGCGCCTCCTCGCCCCGAGCCCGAGCCCGCTCACTCCCGCCTTCTGGAGCGAGCTTCTCGACCGGGCGGTGCCGCAGATCGGCGAGAGGCTGGCGGATCTCCGGGCGCGGGCGGCGGAGAACGGCCTGGACGACGAGGAACTCCTCGGCGGCGCCGTGGTGCTGGTCCTGGCGCTGATCCTCTACGGGATCAGCCGCTCGGCCGGACGGCGCCTGGCGCGGCGCTGGCGCCGCCTGTGCGAGCGGACGGGCATCGGCCCGCGCCGGGCGGCGGCGGTCCACGCCGTCATCGAGCTCTGCGTCACGGTGGCCCCGGTGCCGGTGGCCCTGGCCCTCCTGATCCTGCTCAACGAGGACATGGACCTCTCGCCCGGCAGCGTCGATTCGGTGGCGGTGCGGCTGCTCGCGGCCATCGCCGGCGCGATCCTCGGCCCCGGCATCCTGCGGGCGATGGTGGCGCCGCGCGATCCCGCGATGCGGCTCCTGGCGGTTGGCGATCCGGCGGCCCGGACCATCCATCGCACCGGCACGGCGATGCTGCTGATCTATGCAGGAAACCTCGTCTTCGCCGAGTTCGCCATCATGGCGCAGTTCCGGGCGGCGATCGGCGAGGCGGCGACCATCCTCACGGTCCTCGCCTGCTGCGCGCTTCTCGCCGGCGCGCTGGCGCGGCTCGCCCATGCCGAGCCCCCGGACGAGACCGAGCTGGCGGCGATGCCGGCGGCCTCTCCCGTCGGCTCCCTCGGCGCCCTGGCGCCCCTCGCCTGGGCGGTGACGGCCGCCGCCTTCGCCTGCATGCTCCTCGGCCTCACGGCCCTCGGCGCCTTCCTCATGGGGCGCCTCCTCGTCACCGGGATCCTCGTGGCCCTGGGCTGGATCGTGCTGATCGGCGTCGATGCGCTCTCGGTCGCGCCCGGGGACGTCGCCCGCTCGCCCCGGCTGTCGCGATTGTGCCGCACCTTCACCCTCCGGCCCGGGACGCTGGCGCTCGGCTCGATCGTGGTCTCGGGCCTGCTGCATGCCGTCGTGGTCGGCGCGATGGTGTTCGTGGTCATCGGCCCCTGGAGCCTCGCCCATGGCGAGCTGAACCCGTTCCAGGATGCGTTCCTCGGCACCACCGTGGCGGATCTGCGCGGCTGGCTCGGCGCCGCCGGCCTCGCGCTCTTCGCCTTCGCGGCCGGCCTGCTGGCGACCCGGCTCGCCACCGGCTGGCTCGACCGGCGCTTCCTGCCCCATACCCGGCTCGATGCCGGGGCGCGCTACTCGGTCATCACGGTGGTGGGCTATGGCGGCCTCGCCCTGACGCTGGTCGTAGCGCTCGGCCAGCTCGGGGTGAACCCGCAGAGCCTCACGGTGATCGCCGGCGCCCTCTCGGTCGGCATCGGCTTCGGCCTTCAGAGCATCGTGTCGAACTTCGTCTCGGGCCTGATCGTGCTCGCCGAGCGGCCGATCCGGGTCGGCGACCTCGTCACCGTGAAGGGCGAGGAGGGCCGGGTGAAGAAGATCAGCGTGCGCTCCACCCTGATCGCCACCGGCGACCGCACCGATCTGGTGGTGCCGAATACCGACCTCATCACCTCGATCGTCCGCAACAAGACCCTCACGGACGATACCCAGCGCCTGCGCGTGCCGCTCCTCCTCGACAAGGAGACCGACATCGAGGTGCTGCACGAGATCCTGCTGAAGGTCGTCGAGCGCCATCCCAACGTCGCGGCCCACCCGGCGCCGAGCGCCCTCCTGATGCGGATCGGCGAGCACGGCCTCGAATACGAGGTGCGCTGCTTCCTGGTCGATCTCGCGGCGAGCGACGCGACCCGTAGCGAGCTGAACACGATCTGGCTGACGCTGTTTCGCCGCGCCGGCATCAAGCTCGGCGGGCCGCCGGCGGCCTGA
- a CDS encoding spermidine synthase → MAAWTELDTGPIPGGGGSLRLVRRDDEHLIVVEGMELMGSHRSGSERELAALACAALRDRKAPLVLIGGLGMGFTLRAALAELGPDADVVVAELVPAVVAWARGPLAPIFGGCLDDPRVEIREGDVNRAIQSGPQAWDAILLDVDNGPRGLVSRANDRLYDSWGLKRARWALRPGGLLGIWSGCPDRKFKARLQRTGFAVAEHRIRSERPGRTPHVVWIATRPPEAG, encoded by the coding sequence CTGGCGGCCTGGACCGAACTCGACACCGGCCCGATCCCGGGCGGGGGAGGCTCCCTGCGGCTGGTGCGGCGCGACGACGAGCACCTGATCGTCGTCGAGGGCATGGAGCTGATGGGCAGCCATCGCAGCGGCTCCGAGCGGGAGCTCGCGGCTCTCGCCTGCGCGGCCCTGCGCGACCGCAAGGCGCCCCTGGTGCTGATCGGCGGGCTCGGCATGGGCTTCACCTTGCGGGCGGCCCTGGCCGAACTCGGGCCCGACGCCGACGTGGTCGTCGCCGAGCTGGTGCCGGCGGTCGTGGCCTGGGCCCGCGGGCCCCTCGCCCCCATTTTCGGCGGCTGCCTCGACGACCCGCGGGTCGAGATCCGCGAGGGCGACGTCAACCGGGCGATCCAGTCCGGACCGCAGGCCTGGGACGCGATCCTGCTCGACGTCGATAACGGTCCGCGCGGCCTGGTCAGCCGGGCCAATGACCGGCTCTACGATTCCTGGGGATTGAAGCGGGCGCGCTGGGCCCTGCGGCCGGGCGGCCTGCTCGGCATCTGGTCGGGCTGCCCGGACCGCAAGTTCAAGGCCCGCCTGCAGCGCACCGGCTTCGCCGTCGCGGAGCACCGCATCCGCTCCGAGCGTCCCGGGCGGACGCCGCACGTGGTCTGGATCGCGACGCGCCCGCCCGAGGCCGGCTGA
- the proB gene encoding glutamate 5-kinase, translating to MLTHPAPRPPETPTLDQFRRVVLKVGSALLVDRARGRLRHAWLAALAEDIADLHGRGVDVLVVSSGSIALGRTVLNFAPGPLRLEESQAAAAVGQIALARHWSEALAHHGIVAGQILVTPQDTEERRRYLNARATILKLLEERAVPVVNENDTVATSEIRYGDNDRLAARVATMIGADLLVLFSDIDGLYTAPPASDPDAEHLPVIARITPEIDAMAGGPASELSRGGMRTKVEAAKIAISGGTHMMIADGRVKNPLKAVASGARCSWFLAGSTPGAARKTWIAGSLEPRGTLTIDAGAARALQGGASLLPVGVVRVEGSFSRGDAVTIRARDGQVLGRGLVAYDSEDAGRILGRSSREIEAVLGYPGRAAMVHRDDLALVGD from the coding sequence ATGCTCACTCACCCCGCGCCCCGCCCGCCCGAGACCCCCACCCTCGACCAGTTCCGCCGCGTCGTCCTGAAGGTCGGCTCGGCGCTCCTCGTCGACCGGGCGCGGGGGCGGCTGCGGCATGCCTGGCTCGCGGCCCTCGCCGAGGACATCGCCGACCTGCACGGCCGCGGCGTCGACGTGCTGGTGGTCTCCTCCGGCTCGATCGCGCTGGGGCGCACGGTGCTCAATTTCGCCCCCGGCCCCCTGCGGCTCGAGGAGAGCCAGGCCGCCGCGGCGGTAGGGCAGATCGCGCTCGCCCGGCACTGGTCGGAGGCGCTGGCCCATCACGGCATCGTCGCCGGCCAGATCCTGGTGACGCCGCAGGACACCGAGGAGCGCCGGCGCTACCTCAATGCGCGCGCCACCATCCTCAAGCTCCTGGAGGAGCGCGCCGTCCCGGTCGTCAACGAGAACGACACGGTGGCGACCTCGGAGATCCGCTACGGCGACAACGACCGCCTCGCCGCCCGGGTCGCCACCATGATCGGCGCCGACCTGCTGGTGCTGTTCTCCGACATCGACGGGCTTTACACCGCCCCGCCGGCGAGCGACCCGGATGCCGAGCACCTGCCGGTGATCGCCCGGATCACCCCGGAGATCGACGCCATGGCGGGCGGTCCCGCCTCGGAACTGTCCCGCGGCGGCATGCGCACCAAGGTCGAGGCGGCCAAGATCGCGATCTCCGGCGGCACCCACATGATGATCGCCGACGGGCGGGTGAAGAACCCGCTCAAGGCGGTGGCGTCCGGGGCGCGCTGCTCGTGGTTCCTCGCCGGCTCGACGCCGGGCGCGGCCCGCAAGACCTGGATCGCCGGCTCGCTGGAACCCCGTGGCACGCTGACGATCGATGCCGGGGCGGCGCGCGCGCTGCAAGGCGGGGCGAGCCTGCTGCCGGTCGGCGTGGTGCGGGTCGAGGGCAGCTTCAGCCGCGGCGACGCGGTGACGATCCGGGCCAGGGACGGGCAGGTGCTCGGCCGCGGCCTCGTCGCCTATGACAGCGAGGATGCCGGCCGCATCCTCGGGCGGTCGAGCCGGGAGATCGAGGCGGTGCTGGGCTATCCGGGCCGGGCCGCCATGGTGCACCGGGACGACCTCGCCCTGGTGGGCGACTGA
- a CDS encoding type II toxin-antitoxin system VapC family toxin → MIAVDASALLAIAFGEPEAQTFLAALAREDCVTGTSAALEAHNAVERRGEPDATAILRDLMALSNLTLLPFTAAHTFIAQQAFDRYGQGRGHSASLNFGDCLCDAVAMRDDLPLLFKGNDFSTTARLPAVSMRPWNPPSTGFATS, encoded by the coding sequence ATGATCGCGGTCGATGCGTCGGCGCTGCTCGCCATCGCCTTCGGCGAGCCGGAGGCGCAAACCTTTCTCGCCGCATTGGCGCGGGAAGACTGCGTCACGGGTACATCAGCAGCCTTGGAAGCGCATAACGCCGTCGAACGCCGCGGCGAACCCGATGCGACAGCCATCCTCCGTGACCTCATGGCGCTCTCGAATCTCACGCTCCTCCCTTTTACGGCGGCCCATACCTTTATCGCGCAACAGGCATTCGATCGGTACGGGCAAGGTCGCGGACATTCCGCGTCCTTAAACTTCGGCGACTGCTTGTGCGACGCGGTCGCCATGCGTGACGATCTTCCTCTACTGTTCAAGGGAAACGACTTCAGCACGACGGCCCGCTTGCCCGCCGTGAGCATGCGGCCGTGGAACCCGCCCTCGACCGGGTTCGCGACCTCGTGA
- the obgE gene encoding GTPase ObgE gives MKFLDEAKVYVRSGDGGAGCVSFRREKFIEFGGPDGGDGGRGGDVWIECVEGLNTLIDYRYQQHFKARKGEHGSGRNRAGAKGEDVVLKVPAGTEILSEDRETLIADMTTVGQRVRLAKGGNGGFGNAYFTTSTNRAPKHANPGLEGQEHWLWLRLKLIADAGLVGLPNAGKSTFLAAVTAAKPKIADYPFTTLHPGLGVVRVDTREFVLADIPGLIEGAHEGVGLGDKFLAHVERCRVLLHLVEGTSEDAGAAYRLVRTELEAYGHGLEEKPEVVALSKADTLDPETLALQVERLEAETGRKPLVLSSATRQGVTEALRTLMARMDEAAAEAPVERAAWQP, from the coding sequence GTGAAGTTCCTCGACGAGGCCAAGGTCTACGTCCGCTCGGGAGACGGCGGCGCCGGCTGCGTCTCGTTCCGGCGGGAGAAGTTCATCGAGTTCGGCGGGCCCGACGGCGGCGACGGCGGCCGGGGCGGCGACGTCTGGATCGAGTGCGTCGAGGGTCTCAACACCCTGATCGACTACCGCTACCAGCAGCACTTCAAGGCGCGGAAGGGCGAGCACGGCTCGGGCCGCAACCGCGCCGGGGCCAAGGGCGAGGACGTGGTGCTGAAGGTGCCGGCCGGCACCGAGATCCTGTCCGAGGACCGCGAGACCCTGATCGCCGACATGACCACGGTCGGCCAGCGGGTGCGGCTGGCCAAGGGCGGCAATGGCGGCTTCGGCAACGCCTACTTCACCACCTCGACCAACCGCGCCCCTAAACACGCCAATCCGGGCCTCGAGGGCCAGGAGCACTGGCTCTGGCTGCGCCTGAAGCTCATCGCCGATGCGGGCCTCGTCGGGTTGCCGAATGCCGGCAAGTCGACCTTCCTGGCCGCCGTGACGGCCGCCAAGCCCAAGATCGCCGATTATCCCTTCACCACCCTGCATCCGGGCCTCGGCGTGGTGCGGGTCGATACCCGCGAATTCGTGCTCGCCGACATTCCGGGCCTGATCGAGGGCGCGCATGAGGGCGTGGGCCTGGGCGACAAGTTCCTGGCGCATGTCGAGCGCTGCCGGGTGCTGCTCCACCTCGTCGAGGGCACCAGCGAGGATGCCGGCGCCGCCTACCGGCTGGTGCGCACCGAGCTGGAGGCCTACGGCCACGGCCTGGAGGAGAAGCCCGAGGTGGTGGCCCTCTCGAAGGCCGACACCCTCGATCCCGAGACCCTGGCGCTCCAGGTCGAGCGGCTGGAGGCGGAGACCGGCCGGAAGCCCCTGGTCCTGTCCTCGGCGACCCGGCAGGGCGTGACAGAGGCCCTGCGCACCCTGATGGCCCGCATGGATGAGGCGGCGGCCGAGGCGCCGGTGGAGCGGGCCGCCTGGCAGCCTTGA
- a CDS encoding GNAT family N-acetyltransferase: MFPDLTRDDVFRLETRRLWLRWARQADAQALVRFAGEKAVAGMTARIPHPLDPPSVDDFILESRRANADGRALVMAITPRRHPTQAIGIVSIEPDPDGTPHLGYWLGTPHWGQGLATEAARAMIDAFFAYTEGSELAACARVVNPASRRVLEKCGFASVGSGLQAFPARGGVFPVDRFRLDRRAWDSLKTWHAAGLVFARHDRPECRPGA, encoded by the coding sequence ATGTTTCCCGACCTCACCCGCGACGATGTCTTCCGGCTCGAGACCCGGAGGCTTTGGCTGCGCTGGGCCCGCCAGGCCGACGCGCAAGCCCTCGTCCGCTTCGCCGGTGAGAAAGCCGTAGCCGGGATGACCGCCCGCATTCCGCATCCGCTCGACCCGCCATCCGTGGACGATTTCATCCTCGAATCGCGGCGGGCCAATGCGGATGGGCGGGCGCTGGTCATGGCGATCACGCCGCGGCGCCACCCGACCCAGGCGATCGGCATCGTGAGCATCGAGCCCGATCCGGACGGTACGCCGCATCTCGGCTACTGGCTCGGCACGCCGCATTGGGGCCAGGGCCTGGCCACCGAGGCCGCGCGGGCGATGATCGACGCCTTCTTCGCCTATACGGAGGGGAGCGAGCTCGCCGCCTGCGCCCGGGTCGTCAACCCGGCCTCGCGCCGGGTGCTGGAGAAGTGCGGCTTCGCCTCGGTCGGCTCCGGCCTGCAGGCCTTCCCGGCCCGGGGCGGCGTCTTCCCGGTCGACCGCTTCCGGCTCGACCGGCGGGCCTGGGACAGCCTGAAGACCTGGCACGCCGCGGGCCTCGTCTTCGCGCGTCATGACCGGCCGGAATGCCGGCCCGGCGCCTGA
- the rpmA gene encoding 50S ribosomal protein L27, with protein MAHKKAGGSSRNGRDSAGRRLGVKKFGSEAVVAGNIIVRQRGTKWHPGVNVGMGTDHTLFALTEGRVQFITKRGRAFVTVVANDAAPALEAAE; from the coding sequence ATGGCTCACAAGAAGGCAGGCGGTTCGTCCCGCAACGGTCGCGATTCGGCTGGTCGTCGTCTCGGCGTGAAGAAGTTCGGCAGCGAAGCCGTCGTCGCCGGCAACATCATCGTGCGTCAGCGCGGCACCAAGTGGCATCCCGGCGTGAATGTCGGCATGGGCACCGACCACACCCTCTTCGCGCTCACCGAGGGCCGCGTCCAATTCATTACCAAACGAGGCCGCGCCTTCGTAACGGTCGTCGCCAACGACGCCGCCCCGGCCCTGGAGGCCGCAGAGTAA
- the rplU gene encoding 50S ribosomal protein L21 has translation MFAVIKTGGKQYRVAANDVITIEKLEGEAGTAVTFGEVLLFTDGAGATQVGAPLVSGVSVAGEIVKQARGPKVIAFKKRRRQNSRRKRGHRQDLTVVRVTGISAA, from the coding sequence ATGTTCGCAGTGATCAAGACCGGCGGCAAGCAGTACCGCGTCGCCGCCAACGACGTCATCACGATCGAGAAGCTCGAGGGCGAGGCCGGCACCGCGGTCACCTTCGGCGAGGTGCTGCTGTTCACCGACGGCGCCGGCGCGACCCAGGTCGGCGCCCCGCTGGTCTCGGGCGTCAGCGTCGCCGGCGAGATCGTCAAGCAGGCCCGCGGCCCGAAGGTCATCGCCTTCAAGAAGCGCCGCCGCCAGAACTCGCGCCGCAAGCGCGGTCACCGCCAGGACCTCACCGTGGTCCGCGTCACGGGCATCAGCGCCGCGTAA
- a CDS encoding DUF2267 domain-containing protein codes for MEELVARVTQATGLDATTAQKAIGLILAFLQKEGPAEEVNKLIAAMPGADAAIAQSGDGGPGEGGGGLMGMLGGMMGGGVMALGQKLMSAGVPMGQMQPLGRELFAYGREKAGEDVMGPIVGSVPGLSQFV; via the coding sequence ATGGAAGAGCTTGTTGCCCGGGTGACGCAGGCCACGGGACTCGACGCGACCACGGCCCAGAAGGCGATCGGGCTCATCCTGGCCTTCCTGCAGAAGGAGGGCCCGGCCGAGGAGGTCAATAAGCTGATCGCGGCCATGCCGGGTGCCGATGCGGCGATCGCCCAGTCCGGCGACGGCGGCCCCGGCGAGGGCGGCGGCGGCCTGATGGGCATGCTCGGCGGCATGATGGGCGGCGGCGTGATGGCGCTCGGCCAGAAGCTGATGTCCGCCGGCGTGCCGATGGGCCAGATGCAGCCGCTCGGCCGCGAGCTGTTCGCCTATGGCCGCGAGAAGGCCGGCGAGGACGTGATGGGCCCGATCGTCGGTTCCGTCCCGGGGCTGAGCCAGTTCGTCTGA